One part of the Solanum dulcamara chromosome 3, daSolDulc1.2, whole genome shotgun sequence genome encodes these proteins:
- the LOC129883591 gene encoding uncharacterized protein LOC129883591: MYEICEKLKIIHRNSTPYRPQMNGAVQAANKNIKRILRKMIDNYKHWHENLSFAFLDYCTTIRTSTGDTPYLLVYGTEAILPMEVEILSLRIIQEAELSDAKWIQSLYEQLMLIDEKRMNAVCHEQLFQHRMAKAFNKKVRLRQFKLGQLVLKRIFPHKDEAKGKFAPNWHGPYVFHRVLTGGAFILAEMDGKTWSKAINSDVVKKYYV; encoded by the coding sequence ATGTATGAGATATGTGAGAAGTTAAAAATCATTCATCGCAATTCCACTCCTTATCGACCTCAGATGAATGGAGCAGTTCAGGCTGCCAACAagaatatcaaaagaatattgCGGAAGATGATTGATAATTATAAGCATTGGCATGAGAATTTGTCGTTTGCCTTCCTCGACTATTGCACCACAATTAGGACTTCGACTGGGGATACACCTTATCTTTTGGTTTATGGAACAGAAGCAATATTACCAATGGAGGTTGAGATACTATCCCTAAGGATAATCCAAGAAGCTGAGTTGAGTGATGCTAAATGGATACAAAGTCTATATGAACAGTTGATGCtaattgatgaaaagagaatgaaTGCAGTTTGTCACGAACAACTCTTTCAACACAGGATGGCTAAAGCTTTCAACAAAAAGGTAAGACTGAGACAGTTCAAACTGGGACAATTGGTTTTAAAGCGAATATTCCCACACAAAGATGAAGCTAAGGGAAAATTTGCACCTAATTGGCATGGGCCTTATGTGTTTCACAGAGTATTGACCGGAGGAGCATTTATTCTAGCAGAAATGGATGGAAAGACATGGTCGAAAGCCATCAATTCAGATGTGGTTAAGAAATACTATGTCTAG